From a single Portunus trituberculatus isolate SZX2019 chromosome 15, ASM1759143v1, whole genome shotgun sequence genomic region:
- the LOC123504216 gene encoding KICSTOR subunit 2-like has protein sequence MYNFFVRAPHDMAVATRQMGDSEDSILQGLLVYFSKFNYDKAKEQAEKERDLSRFSGSTVWHSLLSCVAQLAAVEKLYMNLSFLTAKGFLRKESSVRASYESLNLELNDLGYERRRCMGANGNPPTSGSGNLGSPGCDGILRHLCSHLVLFIKARLQMISFYERLLEASMSRMMNFEDLLANVTEIGVKNSRNFHHPILTPIKTNFTYECDILIHLLRSQLEMQHWRFLPSLIHLHDAHSKLNSWHSAIQPKETKKYGFGSNFLKSSPLPALYQWLWQAKAAFVSKFSLYFHETLATQSSPAEMKALISRQGQACDYVSKIQSFQRKSDAVSVCLVFEAAGIDDYRGAGYHHPQESVSTPKGLDSYPAIFSYPNNKAQDRWPSIVMRINDRANELTLLDGVVCFFDQQVSHFITFNILEAQNHL, from the exons atgtataatttttttgtcaGAGCACCTCATGACATGGCAGTAGCAACACGGCAGATGGGAGACAGTGAAGATAGTATCCTCCAGGGACTTCTTGTCTACTTCTCTAAGTTCAATTATGACAAGGCCAAGGAACAAGCT GAAAAGGAGCGTGACTTGAGTAGATTTAGTGGATCTACTGTTTGGCACTCCCTGCTCTCCTGTGTGGCTCAGTTAGCTGCTGTCGAAAAGCTCTACATGAATCTGTCATTCCTTACAGCAAAGGGATTTTTGAGGAAGGAG agCTCTGTCCGTGCAAGCTATGAGTCTCTTAACCTTGAGCTCAATGACCTTGGCTACGAAAGAAGGAGATGCATGGGAGCTAATGGAAATCCTCCCACATCAGGCAGTGGAAATCTGGGAAGCCCTGGTTGTGATGGCATTTTGCGACACCTATGCTCTCACCTGGTCTTGTTCATCAAGGCGAGGCTGCAGATGATTTCGTT TTATGAAAGGCTATTGGAAGCATCTATGAGTCGCATGATGAACTTTGAGGACCTCCTAGCAAATGTAACAGAAATAGGTGTTAAGAACAGCAGAAACTTTCACCATCCAATTCTTACTCCAATCAAAACAAACTTCAC GTATGAGTGTGATATATTAATACATTTACTGAGGAGTCAATTGGAAATGCAGCATTGGCGGTTCCTGCCGTCATTGATTCACCTTCATGATGCTCACTCAAAGTTAAACAGCTGGCACAGTGCCATCCAACCTAAGGAG ACAAAGAAATATGGCTTTGGTTCAAATTTCCTCAAGTCATCTCCCCTTCCTGCTTTGTACCAGTGGCTGTGGCAGGCTAAAGCAGCCTTTGTTTCAAAGTTTTCCCTGTACTTTCATGAGACTTTAGCAACACAAAGTTCTCCAGCAGAGATGAAGGCCTTGATCTCCAGACAGGGACAAGCCTGTGACTATGTTTCCAA AATTCAAAGTTTTCAGAGAAAAAGTGATgctgttagtgtgtgtttggtgtttgaggCAGCAGGAATAGATGATTACCGGGGTGCTGGCTATCATCATCCACAGGAGTCAGTGTCAACTCCTAAGGGTCTTGACAGCTATCCTGCAATCTTCTCTTACCCAAAT AATAAGGCTCAGGACCGATGGCCCAGCATTGTGATGAGAATCAATGACCGTGCCAATGAGCTCACTCTTCTGGATGGGGTTGTGTGCTTCTTTGACCAGCAGGTTAGTCATTTTATCACATTCAATATTCTAGAAGCTCAAAACCATCTGTAA